Within Metabacillus sp. KUDC1714, the genomic segment AGCACCGGTACTTTTTAAAAAGTGAATAAGAAAAGGTGGTAATTTGGATGAGAGTACCTGTTGTTGTTATGCGTGGTGGAACTAGTAAAGCGGTATTTATTAATTTTGAAGATATGCCGACTGATCGTTTGCTTTGGGATGAATTTTTATTGGATATTATGGGAAGTCCAGACCATAGACAAATTGACGGCCTTGGTGGGGCAAATTCATTAACTAGTAAAGCTGCAATTATCAAAAAGTCAGAACTAGAAGAGATTGATATTGAATACACATTTTCCCAAATAAGTATTGAAAATCAATTAGTTGATTTCAAAGGAAACTGCGGAAATATTTCTTCTGCGGTAGGTCCCTATGCAATTGAACAAGGCCTAGTACCAGCAATTGAGCCTATTACAACAGTTAGAATATTTAATACAAATACTCAAAAGGTCATTATTGCTGAGGTAGAAGTTGAAAATGGCCAAGTAAAAACTGAAGGTATGTGTGCAATCCCTGGAGTACCAGGAACAGGTTCTCCTATCTATCTTTCATTCACTAATGCTGAAGGTGCAGTAACAGGAAAACTATTTCCAACTGGAAACTCTATTGATGTCATTCAATCACCTAAAGGCCCTATAAATGTTTCTATTATCGATGTTGCTAATCCATTAGTTTTTGTTAATGCCAAAGATGTCGGTCTTACGGGTACTGAACTACCTCATGAAATTACACAAAAAAAGCTAACAGAACTAGAGAATATTAGATCAATTGCAGCCGAAATGTGCCAATTTTCTTCAAAAGAGGATGCAACAAAAAAATCACCTGCTGTCCCTAAAATGACAATTATTGCTCCTCCTATGGATTATATTGATGTAACAGGAGTGGAAAGAAAAGCTTCAGATATGGACTGCACAATCAGAATGATGTCCATGCAAAAACCACATCAAGCACTTGCTATAACAGGTGCCATCTGTACCACTGCAGGAGCATTTTTAAAAGATTCAATCTTATCCGATATTGTAAAAGTAAATCAAGAAGTTGTCAGGTTAGGACATCCTGCTGGGATCATGGAAACCAAGGTTGAGTTAATAGCTGGAAGTATTAGTGCAATCAAGGTAGTACGTACAGCCCGTATGATTTTGGAAGGTTATGCATTTACAAAGAAAAATTATGAGTTTACCTCTAAATTAGCTTAAATAATATAATTTTGTAAAAAGAAATTGGATAAAATGTAAATTATTTTCTTAATTATAAAAAAATTTAGGTTATAAATGGAGGAACTATTCGTGTGGGTAATTACTATCTTTTTAAATGAAAATATGAAGATGTACGAATTTAATACAGAAAAAGAGGCGAGGGAGGCTTTTAGGAAGATAAAAGGCGACAAAATTCTTTCTGAGATAGTTTATTTTAATGATCCTTGTTATATTTAAACCCTAATTATGAAATTATTTTTTACGTTTATAGTTTCTGAACTAATAATGTAATCCAGCCTGTTCACTGGTGGATAGGCTGGATTACTTTTCAATAATCGAGGCGTTATTTATAAATAAGCATGGTGCTTCTTTATATTTTATTAAGTATAAAAGTCCACTGGGAAGAGGGAATAATGTTGTTGTAATTACACAATATGATAGTGATTAATTTGTTTCTGATGTAGAAGAAAATGCTAATGCTACCCCGAAAATTAGATTTTCACTCTAACTTTTGGGTTACATTAATAGTTAGGACATGTATTTACTTTTGGTTTTTGATAAATTTATTGTATTATTTTTTATTAAATGAACTAATAAGGCGATTAAAGGCAAAGCTGTTCCAATGAGTAAAGTTACTTCACTATTAAATTTATAGTAAGTATAACTTCCAATCCATGAACCAAAGGCTCCTCCCAAAAAGAAAATAGTCATATATAATCCATTAAGTCTGTTTCTTATCTCGGGATTCAAACCAAAGATAACTTTTTGTCCTAATAATAAATTTCCTGCTACACCGATATCAATGCTAATGCCGGAGATAAGGAGTAAAATCACACTAAATAGTGAATGATCTTGAACAAAAAATAAAAGTAAGATAGATAATAGTACGAGCGCCATTGATATATTAGTCATTGTAAAAATATAACCTTTATCTGCTATTTTACCAATAGTAGGAGTTAATAAAGCTCCAGCTATTGCAACAAAGCCAATTAATGCAATTTCATTATTTGAAAAATGTAATGGCTCAGACCTTAATAAAATTGGGATAACTGTCCAATAAAGACTAAATGTTGCAAATAAACATGCGTGATAAAAAGCTCTTTGTTGTAAAGGAGATGTATTTATTAATAGCTTCACCATAGAAGCTATTAAATTTGGGTATGACATGTTACTAGTTGATACTACTTCATAGTTGGGCAAGAATTTAATAATTAGCAGTAATACGGCAACTAGCGTTATTAATGAAAAAAGAAATACCATTCTCCAGCCGAACCAGTCAGCTATTCCGATAGATAATGGGCGAGCAATCATAATCCCAATCAATAAACCACTCATCACTTTACCTACATATTTACCAGTCTCTTCTATAGGTACAATCCTCATTGTTAGTGGAACTAACATTTGAGCCGCACAAGCTCCGATGCCAATTATGATTGTTAATAGTAAAAAAACAATTCCATTTGTTGAAATTAGCGTACCAATTAATGAAAGAATAATAAGCCCGATAAGAATTCCTATTATTTTCTTACTTTTAAATAGGTCAGCCATTGGTACGATAAAAAATAGGCCCAATCCATACCCAATTTGTGTCAAGGTAGTAAGCAATCCAGATAAATCAGAAGAGATGTTCAGATCAGTTGCAATGAATTGGACAATTGGTTGTGCATAATAAATATTAGCAGCAAGTGAACCGCAACTAATTGCCAAAATAAATAGTAGAAAATTTGTCTTTTTAGTCAACGTTATCATTCCTTTTGATTACGCTTATTTTTTTGGTACGTTCGTTCCGAAATGTTTAAAAAAGAAAGACTATAGGTCTGCAATAGTCTTATCCACTAGATTATAGGCAAGATATTTCTCTTTTTTATATCTGGACATTAAATTAAGGCTATGATTTAAACTTAATAAAGAATATGCAACTAATTCAGAGTTAGCCTCTTGTGAAATTTCTCCTTTCTGTTTTCCTTCTTCAATAACTTGTTTAAATACTTTTTCAAGTTCATTAAAATCATTCAGAAGTATTTCTTCTATGGAAGGATCAATATGTCCAATAAGCAGCGAAGAATTAGTTATAATACAACTTTTGGGAATGTCATCTGAATAGCATTTTTCAATTTGTTGATAAAAAAACGATTTAAGTGATGCTTTAGTGTTTATACCACTAAAAAGTAAATTTCTCTTCCGAGAGCCAACGTTTTTATAATGTTCTAAAACCAGTTTAAATAGTTCATCCTTATCTCCAAAACTATCGTAGAGAGTAGATCGACTTATTCCCATCGTTTCAATAAGATCTGAGATATATGTAGCGTCATAACCTTTTTCCCAGAATAAATACATCGCTTTATTCAAAGCATGTTCTTTGTTAAAACTAATATTTCTACCCAATTTACATGCACCTCCATTCATATAATTTAGTATAAAGTTTTCGGAACGATGAGTCCAGAAAAACGTATCTTGAAATCAAGCCTTCAAGAGTCTAGCTTGGATTGAATCCAAACTTTTTCATCAATCGATTTTCTGGAGTAACGAAAAAAAGCCCAATTTCTCAATTTTAATGCTGAGAAATTGGGCTTTCTAATATTGTAATTTCCTTAACGTTGTAAATATGCGTATTTTCCAGACGCTACCCCTAATAAAAAGGTTTTTTATATTCTAACGAGAATATATATAAAACATTGTAAAGGGGGTAATAGGATGACAAAAGATGCTAAGGATACCAGTGTCAAAAAATATTCAATTGATCATTTTTTCAACACTGAATCTATTATATCGAACTCCATTTCTTTCGACGAAAAAAAAGTTTTATATTCGAGTGATAAAAGTAGGATCTATAATGCTTACATGGTTTCTTTAGAGGATAATAGCCAGCAACAGGTTACCTATTCAACGGATAATGCAGTCTATGCCGTTTCTTTTTTTCCGAAAGATAATCGCTTTTTATTTTTAAGTGATAAAGGCGGAAATGAAATTTTACATATTTATGTGCAAAATGAAAATGGGGAAGCTATTGATTTAACTCCGGGAGAAAACGAGCGTGCGGTATTTTTTGATTGGAGTAAGGATGAGAAAAGCTTTTTCTATGGATCCAATAAAAGGAATCCAAGTTTTATCGATGTTTATGAAATGAATATCGAAACATATGAATCAACCTGTATTTTTACGAATAATGCCGGATATGAATTTGGATCCATATCACCTGATAAGCGTTTTATATCGTTAGCAAAAGTGAGTAATTTAAATGATTCGGATATTTATTTATATGACCTTGAGTTCGATCGTTTGTCTCATTTAACTGCTCATGAAGGAGATGTTAATTATTTTCCTCAAAATTTCAGCGAAGATTCCGATTCTCTTTACTTTTTAACCGACGAAAATTATGAATTTAAATATTTGAAAAAGTATCACTTCGATACCAACCAATCCGTAGAAGTGGCTAAAGAAAATTGGGATATTACGACTATATTTTTTTCAAGTGACTATCACTATCTTGTTTACTCGATTAACATTGATGCAAAAACAGAATTTAAAATAATAAACTTAACCACTCACCAGCAGATTGAACTTCCGTCATTGCCTGAAGGACAAATTGTCAATATACAGCTTTCTAAAAGCGAGGAATTAATAACATTTCTATTAAATAGCTCAAACGCACCATCGAATTTGTATGCCTATTATCTCGAATCAAAAGAATTAAAAAAGCTTTCTGATACCTTAAATCCTGAAATTGATCCAAAGGAATTAGTAGTAGCTAAGGTAATCCGCTATCCATCATTTGATGGATTAGAGATACCTGCGATTTATTATAAGCCTGTAGTAAATGCAGGTGAAAAAGCACCTGCTCTAGTATTTGTTCATGGAGGCCCCGGAGGGCAGTCTAGTACTGAATATTATCCATTATTTCAATACCTGGCAAATCAAGGTTATGCCATTTTAGACGTAAATTACAGAGGAAGCTCTGGATATGGAAAGTCTTTCTTTAGTGCTGCAGATTTAAAGCAGGGGGAAATCGATTTGGAGGATTGTATTCAGGCAAAAAATTTCCTTCGAGAGCAAGATTATATAAATGGAGAAAGAATCGGGATAATTGGAGATAGCTATGGTGGATTTATGGTGCTTGCTGCATTAGCATTCAGGCCGGAAGAGTTTAAAGTGGGTGTAGACATTTTTGGTGTCTCAAATTGGGAACGAACATTAAAAAGCATCCCATCATGGTGGGAAAGTTACCGAGATGCACTTTATAAAAAATTAGGTAACCCTTTTACACAAACTGAGTATTTACGCAGTATTTCACCATTGTTCCATGCGGAGAAAATTAATAAACCACTCATTGTGCTGCAGGGTGCAAATGACCCACGAGTACTTCAGGTTGAATCTGATGAAATCGTAGCTGCACTGAAAAAAAATAATGTACCTGTTGAGTATGTAGTGTTCCCTGATGAGGGACACGGATTTATGAAAATGGAAAATAAAATAAACGGTTACAAGGCCGTACTTGAATTTTTAGATGAACATTTAAAAGCATAATAATCATTGTAAAAAAGGACCAGATTAAATAGCTGGCTGACCTTATAATACGAATGAGTACTTATATTCAATAGCACTGAGTAACTTGTATAGGATTTCCTAAATAACACTTCTGCACCATGCATTACCCAATTTCTTATAACACTGTCTGATGTCCCAATATACCTCACAATCGTACTATAACTCTCCACACCAGCTAAATAGCGTTTAACAATTACTAGTTTATCTTCTCCAGTGAATTTAGCCATACAAAAACTGCACCTCCAATTGTTAGATGGTGTCCAACAATTGGGGTGCAGTTCAATTTGGAGCGTTTTTTGTTATAGATCATAAAGGGAAAGGAAATTTCCCTGACTGCTTAACAATTTTTTTGAGAAAAATAGTGTAATTAATCCCAATATTAGAACACTTGCTATACGTTTTCTGTTTTATCTGTTTCATCTGCTATGTTTGCTTTTTGCTGGTATAATTTCTTCCCTAATATGGACTGAAAAATTAAGAAAGTTCCTCCGACTGCCCAGTATAGCGGGAGTGCTGCTGGAGCGTTTAGAGAGAATATCACGATCATAAGTGGTGACATGAGCCCCATAATTTTCATTTGAGACTGGTTTTGAGTAGGCATATTTGACATCGATACTTTAAATTGTACATAGTAAACGATCCCAGCAATTGCTGTAATCCAAATATCCGGCTGTCCTAGGCTGAACCAGAGAAATGAGTGTGTCGCAATTTCTTCTGAGCCCCTGATTGCATAATAAAACCCCATCAAGATCGGCATTTGAATAAGCATTGGAAGACAACCGATAGAAAGTGGATTAACTCCATGCTTTTTATATAATCCAAACATTTCCTGCTGTAGCTTTTGTTGTTCTTTCTGGTCCTTGGCAGCCTTAGTCTTTTTCTGAATAGCATCCATTTCAGGCTTTAATAATTCCATCTTTTCCTTCATATGCTGTTGATTTTTATACTGTTTTAACATCAATGGCAACAGAATGAGACGAATAATTAGTGTAATCAGTATGATTGACAACCCAAAGCTGCCATTAAATAAAATAGCGATACTATGAATGGCTGATGCAAATGGATGAACAAACACATTTTGAAAAAAACCATTCCCATTTGAATTCTGTGCAGAACATGCAGAAAGTACAAAGGTAGATATCATAACTACAATAATAACAAGTATGTTTTTAGTAGGTTTCATCTTTCTTCCTCCAGTCATTTTTCTAAAAATGCTTAGTAAGAGAAAGAATGGAAACCTTCCGAATCGTCACCCGAGCTTTCTTTTCTGCGAATATATCTTGCAATCCAACCTAATAATGAGTTAGACCTCCAGTCATTTATCTGCTGAATAGAAGGTCTTGATAAAGTTATATTTACCTTTGAAGGTGAGACACATGTTGCTTCAATAAAATCATATTCAATATGCCAAGTCCAAATATATTTAATCGTTAAGCTTAATAGAAAGCTAGCATAGAATGTATTAATAGTAGAAATGTTTGTAAAATCTAAAATAATCTCGTACAAATTTTCACCCCTAAAAAGAGCAACTAAGAGAAGTATAATAAAAAATTGAGTGCAAGGCAATGGAATGGATATCTAAATAGGGGCTGCTGAATAAACAAAGGATCCAGTAATGACAAGGGGGTGGGGTCTTTTTGTCGAATATATGTATTTATGATTACTCTTTAATAATCTATTTTTCGCAGAAAGGCGCGATTGTTGAAATACGAAAAAGGAAGAATGCCTTTAGTTTTCATCATTAATTCATTAAAAGAGCAATTCATTAGGAGTACCAAATAGAAAAGAGGAATAATGATCTAGTCATTGTTTCTCTTTATTATTTTGATAAAATAAACAACACTGTTATTTAGAAAAAGAGATCGGATTTTTATATGTAAAGGTAAAGAACTCTTAAATATAATGAAAATAAGTAAATGTTTACCTTGTGTTAAGAAGGCTGTGAATTTTGTAAGCGCATCCAAATATGTTAAACAAATTATCAATAAGGAGTTTTTATAATGGTAAAAAGATATGTATTAGTCGGAACAGGTGGAAGAGCAGAATATTTCTATGGTGCGGTTGTCCGTGATTTTAGGGAGACGAGTGAACTAGTTGCGTTTTGTGATATCAATCAAACGAGAATGAATTATGCGAACCGTTTATTGGAAGAGAAATATGATCATCCGCAAATCGAGACTTATCTTGCTAAGGATTTTGAACAAATGATTGCTAATGAAAAG encodes:
- a CDS encoding 2-methylaconitate cis-trans isomerase PrpF family protein, translated to MRVPVVVMRGGTSKAVFINFEDMPTDRLLWDEFLLDIMGSPDHRQIDGLGGANSLTSKAAIIKKSELEEIDIEYTFSQISIENQLVDFKGNCGNISSAVGPYAIEQGLVPAIEPITTVRIFNTNTQKVIIAEVEVENGQVKTEGMCAIPGVPGTGSPIYLSFTNAEGAVTGKLFPTGNSIDVIQSPKGPINVSIIDVANPLVFVNAKDVGLTGTELPHEITQKKLTELENIRSIAAEMCQFSSKEDATKKSPAVPKMTIIAPPMDYIDVTGVERKASDMDCTIRMMSMQKPHQALAITGAICTTAGAFLKDSILSDIVKVNQEVVRLGHPAGIMETKVELIAGSISAIKVVRTARMILEGYAFTKKNYEFTSKLA
- a CDS encoding MFS transporter, with protein sequence MITLTKKTNFLLFILAISCGSLAANIYYAQPIVQFIATDLNISSDLSGLLTTLTQIGYGLGLFFIVPMADLFKSKKIIGILIGLIILSLIGTLISTNGIVFLLLTIIIGIGACAAQMLVPLTMRIVPIEETGKYVGKVMSGLLIGIMIARPLSIGIADWFGWRMVFLFSLITLVAVLLLIIKFLPNYEVVSTSNMSYPNLIASMVKLLINTSPLQQRAFYHACLFATFSLYWTVIPILLRSEPLHFSNNEIALIGFVAIAGALLTPTIGKIADKGYIFTMTNISMALVLLSILLLFFVQDHSLFSVILLLISGISIDIGVAGNLLLGQKVIFGLNPEIRNRLNGLYMTIFFLGGAFGSWIGSYTYYKFNSEVTLLIGTALPLIALLVHLIKNNTINLSKTKSKYMS
- a CDS encoding TetR/AcrR family transcriptional regulator, which gives rise to MGRNISFNKEHALNKAMYLFWEKGYDATYISDLIETMGISRSTLYDSFGDKDELFKLVLEHYKNVGSRKRNLLFSGINTKASLKSFFYQQIEKCYSDDIPKSCIITNSSLLIGHIDPSIEEILLNDFNELEKVFKQVIEEGKQKGEISQEANSELVAYSLLSLNHSLNLMSRYKKEKYLAYNLVDKTIADL
- a CDS encoding alpha/beta hydrolase family protein codes for the protein MTKDAKDTSVKKYSIDHFFNTESIISNSISFDEKKVLYSSDKSRIYNAYMVSLEDNSQQQVTYSTDNAVYAVSFFPKDNRFLFLSDKGGNEILHIYVQNENGEAIDLTPGENERAVFFDWSKDEKSFFYGSNKRNPSFIDVYEMNIETYESTCIFTNNAGYEFGSISPDKRFISLAKVSNLNDSDIYLYDLEFDRLSHLTAHEGDVNYFPQNFSEDSDSLYFLTDENYEFKYLKKYHFDTNQSVEVAKENWDITTIFFSSDYHYLVYSINIDAKTEFKIINLTTHQQIELPSLPEGQIVNIQLSKSEELITFLLNSSNAPSNLYAYYLESKELKKLSDTLNPEIDPKELVVAKVIRYPSFDGLEIPAIYYKPVVNAGEKAPALVFVHGGPGGQSSTEYYPLFQYLANQGYAILDVNYRGSSGYGKSFFSAADLKQGEIDLEDCIQAKNFLREQDYINGERIGIIGDSYGGFMVLAALAFRPEEFKVGVDIFGVSNWERTLKSIPSWWESYRDALYKKLGNPFTQTEYLRSISPLFHAEKINKPLIVLQGANDPRVLQVESDEIVAALKKNNVPVEYVVFPDEGHGFMKMENKINGYKAVLEFLDEHLKA
- the yidC gene encoding membrane protein insertase YidC, which encodes MKPTKNILVIIVVMISTFVLSACSAQNSNGNGFFQNVFVHPFASAIHSIAILFNGSFGLSIILITLIIRLILLPLMLKQYKNQQHMKEKMELLKPEMDAIQKKTKAAKDQKEQQKLQQEMFGLYKKHGVNPLSIGCLPMLIQMPILMGFYYAIRGSEEIATHSFLWFSLGQPDIWITAIAGIVYYVQFKVSMSNMPTQNQSQMKIMGLMSPLMIVIFSLNAPAALPLYWAVGGTFLIFQSILGKKLYQQKANIADETDKTENV